GAGACTGCTTAATTTTCTTTCTGTACTCATTTAAATGATGCTTTCTATTGCAGAGAAAGTGAAAGATTGGACCAATATCGTTTTGGCCTATGAGCCCGTGTGGGCCATTGGAACTGGGAAAGTTGCATCTCCAGCTCAGGCTCAAGAAGTAAGTGATGCCTTTATCTGATTATCTGGatgtggttttttttattagcttCAGTTTGAACTCGATGTTGTTTGTGTACGTTAGAGCAAGGTAAAAATGTTATTggtaaaaagtttaaaaataaaatgggcACAGTTGAGGAGATTGTCTAAGCTTCTTTATCTCTAAAGTTTGATAAAACTGAATTAAACGCTGCTTGAATGAGCAATTCTTTCTAAACTGTCACCAACCCACTTTTGCGGTTGGGACTTCCTGTGTCAATACTGATATTATGCATGCGTTATACATttgtgtgtgcatgtgtgtgtgtatagtgTATACATATTTCACCGTCTGTTTTTCACACAAATGTTTCTCCATACAACAGGTGCATTCTGAATTGAGGAAATGGCTTCAAGCAAATGTCAGTTCTGAAGTTGCTGCATCAACCCGGATTATTTATGGAGGTATCTCTTTACACCCTTACCACATCATTTTGTTGTTTATCTGCTTGTACATCCCATCCTTTTCTCAATTACAACTTTGAAGCACCTAAAATATATTTATGTTGACTATGAGTATTCCCCCGCACCCCACCCTTCCAAGAGAAATAATATCTATAGAACTAATAAAAGAGTCAGCTGACTTTCTGAAAAGTTGTATAACTCTCCCCATAATGAAGCATTATGACATTTTGTATACATGATTCTTGTACCCTTGAGTATGGCCTTTCAAGTCTCAATTCTGCTTATAGTACAAGATTGGATGCTTACTAAAACACAATTTACCTGGACTTTGGAGAAAGATCGAAACTGGAAAGGGGCTAGAGGATAGGAATGATCTGTTGTACGGATGGAGGCTATCATCTGCCAAAATCATTTTGAGTCATAAATATATTTGTTCTCTTGCGAAGAATTCATTATGTCTTGTGTTTGAATTAAGGAGTCCACTTCTTTTTTCATGTCTTGTGTTTGTACATATGGGAAAGATAAGGAATCCACTTAAGCTTTCTCTGTTTGCTTTCACAACAATTGGCTGAATCGAATAATTTTTTCAGGGTCTGTGAACGGTGCAAACAGCAAAGAACTCGCATGTCAACCTGATATCGACGGATTTTTGGTTGGTGGAGCTTCTCTAAAGGTAATGATCATAGGTTATGCATACTAATTGTGTTCTCCCAGTTTCGTTAGTAAAAAAAAGTTTGCTTATCCctggtaaaaaaaaagtttgcttATCCTCGTGTTCTTACATTTATGTTTTTCTCTCCAGCCTGAGTTCATTGACATAATCAAGTCTGCGGAGGTGAAGAAGAGTGCCTAGAAGACTGAAGAGTTGGACCTGGTGTGACTTTTAGATCTCTTATCTGTAAGGTAGCGAATATTTTCCGTACGATTTTACGCCTGGGTCTTTTGAGGAAATAATTATgcttctttgttttttgtttcagCACCTGGATATGGGTTTCTCTGTATTAATAAATATTCTCAAATGTTATTGCTTTTTTCGCTCTCAAGATCCAAATTTTCGAGTTTATttgatgaaagaaaaatgaaattattGAAGCTTGAGTAATTGCGGTAACACCTCGTTTAGTCAAAGTGGTGATTTCTGCACGCACATTTTCTTCTATCCACAATAAAGAGAAGTAGGAGAGTGAGGGGCGGAAATTATTTCACTCAAATTATAGAACGCACCAAGTTCGAGTGGGCTAAAAAAGAGCGCCACCAACGAACAGGGAGTGAGTAAAGCTTCAATGATTCCATGCATATGGCCATAAGGTTGAGGCTACATATCGATCATGTTGGATTGTTGATTGGCTCGTGGCCGATAACAGTTGAACAGTTGTTGAAATAACTCATTAAAAATGCAAACCTGAACTTTTGTTTATACGTTTCAAACTGTAATTGGCGGGTAAGTAAGAATGATTGCTTTCACTATAACGTTATGCCTTTGCAGTCACGTCCTTGAATTACTTCATATTTTAGTGATCCTCAAAATATTTTCCTATCATTTCGTGTATCTTTGCTTTAGTTTATTGATATCCTTTATGTTGCGAGTCCAAAAAGGTCCCCCCCCCACCCTCTCAAATGAACTAGGATTCTTTCCTCTCCTCTTCCATCCCCTTCTCTTATATTCTCTATTTTGTCtataagatgttgacacgtgatttaaccgtgactgTTCAaataggagaaaaaaaaagaggagagaatcTAACTCCTCTATGTACAGATTTTGGAGTTGACTTATGGCACGTGAGACGGAAACATTTGTTCTTTTtctatctctttgttttgcctTTTGGAACGGGCTTTCACGTGATCCAAATGGTTCCAAAGAAATTCATACATGCATGAACGTTGCAATTAGAATGAAAAGGGAGTGCTAAGATAACTCGTGAGTAAAAAAAACTCTCTCTTCCTCTGAGAGTTCTTCCCTCTGTTTGAGGGTGCTTCTCACCTTCTTGTGTGAGTGATCCTGTTCGAGCTTCTGTTTGCTGCAGCCGATTCTAGCTGTGGCTAGAATCGGTGGGtggctttttgtttttgtttttttctttcttctcccccTCCATCTGCTGATGGATCTTCCAATTTTCCTCTATGGCTTTCCCAATTCTTCAACCTCCGTGGGTATCTTTTTTCATGGCCCTTCCTTGCTTcgttgttcatccatgttttttgGTGAGTTCATGTGTAGAGTTCTGGTGTTGTATCCGGCTCAGGTGTCTCCCACACCACCACGTTCTCCTTGTTGTTTGCCATTTTCGGCAGTGTTGCTTGGGAATTTCCCAGAGCTTCTTTCTTATTGTTGGCTTCTCTCTCGCCGACTGTCTCTTGTCGATGGCTATGTGCAGGTGGCGCATATGGAGGGGATGATCTGCAGTGGACGGAGGATCGGGTGGCTGGCTGATTCTCGGATAGGCGGTGGCGACCACAGTGGATGGTTCTCGGTTGTTCGTTTTTGTTTGGGCTTCACTGTTGTTGGGCTCTTTTTctgtgttttctttgtttttaggcccGTTCATTGTTTGTTTCTGGGAATAAATTGGGCCTTTGTTTGATTTGTAAGTGTGTGtttgttttaataaaagttCCTTGTTGGCGATCCTTTTGGATCCCacttttcaaaacaaaaaaaaaaagataactcGTGAGTTGTTAATGTATATAAGTCTAAATCAAAAGCTCATAGTGGTTCATTGGTATTGTCGAACTAATTTATGTGTGAGGATTGAGCTTAGAATCTTAGAATAGGAAGATTCTCGATTGTATTCAGGGATACGTCTCTCTCTATGATCACGTGATAAATGCTACCAAAAGAGTCGGTTGATATAACTGCCGTAAACAACTCAATAaaaacgtaaaaaaaaaaaaaggagcttTCACAAGATCAAAGTCTTGCAAAGATATTATATATTCATACAATTCATGAATGTTGTGATTACAATGAGACGAAATAGGAATTGCTAGGCTTAATCAATCATGGTTAAAAGGTGATTGTGAGCCGTTAATGCAAATGAACATCACACTATACATCGACAACTCGTAGTTATGACTGATCTACACGCATTACGGAACCGAACTACGCACGGGGACTGAGCCTAGCACATTTCTCACAATTGGAAAGATTCTTGGCTGTGCTCAAAGATATACCTCCCTCCTCTACGATCACATGATGAATGTTATGAGCCAAAACGGCATATCTTCGACTGTATATAAGAATCTCGCTTACGATGGATAGATGAGGTCGGTGGCACTGGTTGTACCGCCTCTGTCCGGAAAAGCATGACAGTCGCCCGTGAGCCACATCTCTCGTGAGTTGATGTCGTTGCTCATATTCTATATGTTTGTGACCCCTATTTTGTGTGCCTATGACCTTTCCAATCATAATTTTTCAATAAGttttcaacaacaaaaaaaatatactttTCGATAATATTGATCAGAATCTGATTAGGGGAGTTGGGTGAGTACAagactaaaaaaaataattataatattagaaaaatgaatgaaaatgacttgaaaattttgagttttaacgataaggacaaaataaaaggtaaaatgaatagtaccataattgattttttggtataaaaatgtggtttttcgttaaagtgaacagtatcgggagcatttcgttaaagttctctataATATTAGCATGGGGTCAACGATTACCAAACATTAACAGACTTTAATCAATCTTTAATCACAATTATGTACTTATAAAATTGAATCACAATATTTAACATGTCTTTTGCACCCTTTGGAAAGACAAAACTTTAAGCTAAGGCTAAAGATCAAAAAGTCAAATAATCACTAATTTTCTTGGCTTTTTTTTATACGTTAAATTCATCCACTCATTATATAATGGCCTCAACTTTTATTTTTCCGCTACATTAGAAACGTTATCATTACAGCCGCTGTTCATCTAAACTTCGGTTGCCAGctttttattgaaaaatattatatTGCTGAATTAGGGCAACCTAATAAATTGACcccatagaaaaattaaaacaaatatttgactgtttatttctaattttctaATTTCTACCCACTTGTTCTGACCGTACGAAATGGGGACTTTTATACGTTTGTTCATCATTTCTTTAACTTGTAGAGTATAGACAATACACAAATTAAATCtaaataaaattcaatttttttaataattttattaaaaatgtcattttcatGCATCGACTTTGGGTAGATTTTGTTTTAAGAATTGTTTAAGAGTCGGGGTGCCAAtagaagaatgagatcctcttCTGATCCTCTTTGTAAGAATCCTAGAAATCCTCACATAgtgtccgtttatcgtacatcgtgctaccagaaattattttaaatacttttatttaaaattaaatataaatagtatctgacAAAAACTAATTAcacgatatacaataaacgAACACAATTTGAGAATCCTCAATATCCTCACACAGGATTAGGATTCTTATTCCCAATAGAAGAAGCTTCACAACAATTAAGGTACAAATACAATATCTATTTCAAAGGAGGGCCCACTGTGACACATCGGCTGATCAGAGAAGCGCacttatattattaattaatcaagataATTGCACTAGTCAAACCCTCTCAAAAGCAAGAAATTTGTATTTTCACACCAAAAAAGCAAGACATCTGTAGTATTTCTTATTCCTTGTGTATTAATGATTAATGAGCTACAAGCGACGGCACATTTTAAGGCAAAAACCATGATGTCAACAAAGAACACTTTCGTTTGGGAAATATTAAGAAGACTTTGAAAAATAGattttttataaattctttgtcacctcatgttttttgcaTAATATTTTATGATGTTGATACTAGAATTGACGTTAAAGTAAGCTGACAAAGAGTACAATAAAAATCTCACTTTGAGAGATTCTCTTCAACATTTCTCCTTTGACGTATATGATATAAGAAGTCATTcgtatttattttatatatcagtcaaatacataaaaaaaaataaaaaatttcaacacagAAGTTTTCATGCATATAGCATTGCGATTGATATTTAAGAAgaaattatttcttttatataaaatcttaaTAATTGTCGTTAGAACATTGTGCTTGGAATTGCTTTTAAGAAACTGACGTCGGAAAGTTGAAATTTCACTTTATAATAATAGTTCTAGTACTCTAGATATTGATATTGTATATAATAAACTCACACTTATCGCGTTATATGTAATAATATGTAAGTTAAAAATAATACAAGAGTAATTATTAGTCAGCTGATGATCCGTCGGTCAAAATAATTCTCATGCTTAATCATTATCATCAACATGATTAACCCAACATTAAACCTGTAACCTGAGTGAGAGAGTCggctttcatttttccttttaaaaaaacTGCATTGCCGATGATCCAAGGCTGGAAGAGAAGTAAAACGCACAGCAGTGGATGCAGCCATGCAAAAGCTGCCTAACGcaccatgagagagagagagaggagagagaagaggtGGATTGCAAGATGGCAAAGAAAAGAGTGTTGGACCTTATCCAAATTaggcatctctctctctcctccccccGCCCACCCCCAAAAAAACAACTCGCAGACAAAgaaaagtaaaactcaaatgGGATATGTCAAGCTTTGGTTTGtcatacccagtgcacaaggctctcgCTTTACGCAGGATCtggaagaggtgaatgtcggttagccttacccccattttacgcagtgcacaaggctcccgctttactcAAATGGGATATGCCAAGCTTTGGtacttataaaaaaattagtataaaaaaaaaactaagctaaaaaatgtttttgataAACACTGAAAAATAGcttatttttacaattttaaatgtaaaaaaaactaaaaatgtgAAGCAGTaaaaatgagtttattctcataacatataaacaattttttttcaaagcacagcgaTACCAAACCAGCACACCGGCTTTTGTCCTTCCCGAAGGTCTAATAAAAGAACCttcccagcaaccaaacacCCCCATATACCTCCAAAATCTTCCATGTTCAAAGCAAAGAGCTTTCTTTgattccttcaatttttttccgCTGTTCGATTAGTGGGTTATTGCGTGCTCGTGACAGCTAGGTGCTTGTGAAAAAGCCTAGCTGAGAGAGCTTTCACACCGATTGGTGAGAACATCATCTTTGATTCCCGGGCTTCTGCATCTGCTTGCGCTTTTCAACTTGTTTGCAAACTTGGGTTTctatttcttcctcctttttctggcAGTTAGGTCCGGAAAGACCCGTTTTTCAGGCGTTTTCTAGTGATGGGTTCTTGCCTAAGTTCTAGAATCAAAGCTGACAGCCCCCTCCATAATGGTAATTAAGTTTAATCAATTAGTTTCTGATTAACTCTGTTAATTAAAAGTTTTGAACTTTGATTGAAGTTGGTCGGATTTGATTAATGAAACATGCAGTTCTGGAGCTTATAGCAGCTCAGCTAGctgttttctgttttgtttttgctgAAAGAGTTGATTTTGTTTGGAATTTTTGTTTTGAGCAATTCTGAGTTGGGTTCTACTTCTGGGGTTATGTGATATTGTGATTGTTACTGCTCTGATTCTCCCAAATAAGAAAGTTATTCAAAGTTAATAAGAAACTTGAATTTTATTGGCTTCCATTTCTTTTGCTATATAGAGGCATATCAAAGGCTAGAGCTTTTTAAACCACAACCTTTTAAGTTTGTTACGATCAAGTTTAACTCAGATTTGCATGGACTTGCTGGTTTTTATTACACCCTTTTGTTGTTATGTTTTGGATTAGTTTCTAGGATTTAATGGAGCTTATATGTTTTCCCCATCAATTGGGGAGTGGGGGACTAGAGGTTTCAAATCAAGACCTCTTGGAACCGAACCTCGAACACCATGTTAGATTACCATTGTACTTCATAAGCTGTGGCATCATCAAAAGCTAACCATTTTGTTGTTGAAAGTCGATCGATCAAAATTGAGATTTTAGTTTCTGTACTGTATACAGAAGCAACTAACTTGGCCTTACTCTTTTTTATTGTGATGTTATAGAttatttttagaacttttatatGATGACTAAATGTTGAGCATTATTTACAAGTTATATGGTATTTGAAATGTGTAGGTTTACATTCAAATAGCAAGGTGTCGTCTGTCTCAGTGCCTTCAACTCCTCGGACAGAGGGCGAGATCCTGCAGTCCTCCAATTTGAAGAACTTCTGCTTTAACGAACTGAAAAATGCCACCAGGAACTTCCGTCCTGATAGTGTGGTGGGTGAAGGGGGTTTCGGTTGTGTCTTTAAGGGGTGGGTTGATGAGAATTCATTAACAGCTGCCAAGCCTGGTACTGGCTTGGTTATTGCTGCGAAAAGGCTAAACCAAGAAGGTATCCAGGGTCACAAGGAATGGTTGGTGAGTATTACTTCTATCCTTCTTTAGCTTACATGCACTTTACGAATATTTGATTGATCTTTTTTCGGTGCaatcaaatatttgaaaatcTAAACAGATGTTTTTAGTTCAAACAGCTAATATATTGAACCAACCTGAATGAATCTTCCTCCATAATAGTTTTTGCATGTATATAACGTTATATGTAATATTTTCAGAGAATAATTTATTAACTTTGTGGAGCCTCTTGAACTATAGACGGAAATCAACTACCTTGGGCAGCTGCATCACGAAAATCTTGTAAGGTTGATTGGTTACTGCTTAGAGGATGACCACCGTATTTTGGTGTATGAATTTATGCCTCGCGGAAGCTTGGATAATCATCTATTTAGAAGTGAGTTATGAACTTCCTTCACTTTTTAGCCGTTTCTTTTAGAGTAAGCAGTACCATTGCTAAGGAAATCAAATATTTCAATATGAACTATGGAAGTAGTACTTACTGCTTAAAATGTTATTGGTGGAACAGGGGCGTCTTACTTTCAACCACTTTCCTGGAACCTTCGTATGAAGATTGCTTTTGGTGCGGCTAAGGGTCTAGCATTTCTTCACAGTGACGAGGCAAAAGTGATATATCGGGACTTTAAAACTGCTAATATCCTACTGGATTCGGTAAGCGAGACTTTTAATTGTTGAGTTTCATTGCTTCTAATTGAATTCTGGTATAAGACTGTCTGACACAAAATTTCAATTGAAAAACAACAGACGTACAATGCCAAACTTTCTGATTTTGGACTAGCCAAGGATGGCCCAGCCGATGATACAAGCCATGTCTCAACAAGAGTCATGGGGACATATGGGTACGCAGCACCTGAGTATATGGCCACAGGTACGTTTAGTTAACAGGATTGAGTTCACCATACAAAAGCAACCTAATATTTGTTTACAGCTTCATCTACCATTCACCAATTCAGTCTAATTGTGATCACTTAATAATACTAACCAAATAGTTCTAGGCTCTAACCACAGCCAGGCTCCGATCAAtattagaaagaagaaaaggctAATTCCATCATAGACGATGATCATGAGATTATCCAGTCTTTGTAGGTAGTACACCAGTCTGTTTCCCATTTACTTCATTTCTACTCAATACCTATGTTGCATCTGAAACCTCTGCTACATATTACCCTGGCCTTGCTGGAATATTTCCCTTCAGCAGTCCCCTAATGAATGACCAgcatttggttttaattttccTGTTCATTTGTTTCACCTCCATATAGTTGCAGAAAGTTTCGCTGTACTTTTAGGATACATGATTGACTTACTCCTCACTTTGCTGTGGTAGGTAGATAGAACTCTTGTTGAAACAATTTGTTCTCCTTAGATTACTTTGTTTTCCTATCACACTTCTGCTTTATAAGAGCTACGTTCCTATGTTTCATCGTCTTAATCGTGCTGCAGCTACCATAATGCTTTATTTTCATCTTAAATATGGTCAAGAATGCATGATTGTTCCCTGCTGAtccttatttaattttttttaggtcATTTAACTGCAAAAAGTGACGTGTATAGCTTTGGGGTTGTTATGCTCGAAATATTGTCCGGCAAACGAGCTGTGGACAAGAACCGGCCAACGGGAGAACAGAATTTAGTTGAATGGGCCAAACCTTACCTTGCAAGCAAACGCAAATTTATCCAAATATTTGACGTTCGTGTTGAAGGCCAGTACTCTTTGGGTGAAGCCCTCAGAGCAGTTAGCCTTGCAATTCGATGCTTAGCTGTAGATCCCAAGTCTAGGCCAAACATGAATGACGTGGTAAAAGCGTTGGAGCAACTTCAGGAACCCATTGACTCGGAGGGTGCAGGTATCTCTCCAAATGAACATCGCCCGAACCCTCATGCAAATTCAAACCACGCTCCCAGACATCGCAGGCGCAGTATCAACGGAGTCAACAAAGCATCAACTCCTCACCATCGCAGGGCATCCGCTTCCCGCACCCCTACATGAGACATTCATCATCCATGCAtgctttttcattagttttattGGTTCAAAGGAAGAGGGGGATCCAGTCTGAAAGGAAAGGGAGGGAAAAGAAATAGGAACAAGGCGGCGGCAGATGGTGAATATTGAAATTTGTACGTAACTGCAGACAGAGTTGATTATTGTACAGTTTTGTTTTGTGAATGTCTTCTTGGTTGCTTTTCTCTGGAGCATTTTTTGTGTCTGCCTGGAGAATATGAGGAACATCcaggttttgttttgtgaatGTCTTCTTGGTTGCTTTTCTCTGGAGCATTTTTAGTGTCTGGCTGGAGAATATGAGGAACATCCAGGTTTAATCCTACATTGACATGCTTCTTGGTACTATGTGATTCTCCGGACTCCCACGCAGGATTCCAAGTTGATAGGTTAACACAATGCAgaccaataaattatgaactaGATTTGTAAGGGGCACGCACAGAGGTGCGCCCCTCCAAAAATAGGCGTATGCCACTTAAAGCGACG
This region of Malus domestica chromosome 07, GDT2T_hap1 genomic DNA includes:
- the LOC103435121 gene encoding receptor-like cytoplasmic kinase 176: MGSCLSSRIKADSPLHNGLHSNSKVSSVSVPSTPRTEGEILQSSNLKNFCFNELKNATRNFRPDSVVGEGGFGCVFKGWVDENSLTAAKPGTGLVIAAKRLNQEGIQGHKEWLTEINYLGQLHHENLVRLIGYCLEDDHRILVYEFMPRGSLDNHLFRRASYFQPLSWNLRMKIAFGAAKGLAFLHSDEAKVIYRDFKTANILLDSTYNAKLSDFGLAKDGPADDTSHVSTRVMGTYGYAAPEYMATGHLTAKSDVYSFGVVMLEILSGKRAVDKNRPTGEQNLVEWAKPYLASKRKFIQIFDVRVEGQYSLGEALRAVSLAIRCLAVDPKSRPNMNDVVKALEQLQEPIDSEGAGISPNEHRPNPHANSNHAPRHRRRSINGVNKASTPHHRRASASRTPT